In one Chitinophaga sancti genomic region, the following are encoded:
- a CDS encoding DEAD/DEAH box helicase: MKFEQYRISPEIKRSLEELGFKRPTDIQFKAIPSILKGDDVMAIAQTGTGKTAAFAIPVLHLLQQKLSRLPKKTKGEVRCVVMVPTRELAIQIAEVFVTIAKYTKLNILGLFGGVDEGPQLEKLAKGVDVLIATPGRMFDLISRGFIDLSFTETLILDEADHMLDLGFIRDIRDVLKHMGRRHQTLFFSATIDTDIKDLAYSVVRNPIRIQISPEDPVSKNVQHAVAFVSMDDKRFFLERLVKEFPEGKILVFVRTKVRAERVQAAMERVEIPALVMHGGKEQENRLEAMEDFKSGKVKLLITTDVNARGIDIPNVDYVVNYDLPDVPENYVHRVGRTGRGVQKGQAVSFCSDEEKPVLDEIQKYLGKEITVMKIDKNDYRQTISFSEDIPNDNWQLLLDQHNEEMEKVKKKKKKK; encoded by the coding sequence ATGAAATTTGAACAGTATCGTATTTCCCCGGAGATAAAAAGAAGCCTGGAGGAATTGGGATTCAAACGCCCGACAGATATCCAATTTAAGGCGATCCCATCTATATTGAAGGGGGATGACGTAATGGCGATAGCCCAGACCGGTACCGGAAAAACCGCTGCCTTCGCCATCCCGGTGCTGCATTTGCTGCAACAAAAGCTCTCAAGACTCCCTAAAAAAACCAAAGGAGAGGTAAGATGTGTCGTAATGGTACCTACCCGTGAACTGGCCATCCAGATCGCCGAAGTATTCGTTACCATTGCCAAGTATACCAAACTCAATATATTAGGCCTTTTTGGTGGCGTAGACGAAGGCCCGCAGCTGGAAAAACTGGCCAAAGGGGTTGATGTACTCATCGCCACCCCAGGCAGGATGTTTGACCTCATCAGCAGGGGATTTATAGACCTTAGTTTTACCGAAACCCTGATCCTGGATGAAGCGGATCATATGCTGGACCTGGGTTTCATCCGTGATATCAGGGATGTACTAAAACATATGGGCCGCAGGCACCAGACCCTTTTCTTCTCCGCGACCATTGATACGGATATTAAAGACCTGGCTTATTCTGTGGTAAGGAATCCGATCAGGATCCAGATTTCCCCTGAAGATCCGGTGTCAAAGAACGTACAGCATGCCGTGGCATTTGTAAGTATGGATGATAAGCGTTTCTTCCTGGAGAGATTGGTGAAGGAGTTCCCGGAAGGGAAGATCCTGGTGTTCGTGAGAACAAAGGTGCGTGCTGAGCGTGTACAGGCGGCCATGGAGAGGGTGGAGATCCCGGCCCTGGTGATGCATGGTGGTAAGGAGCAGGAGAACCGCCTGGAGGCCATGGAAGATTTTAAGAGTGGGAAGGTGAAATTGTTGATCACAACTGACGTGAATGCGAGAGGGATAGATATTCCGAATGTGGATTATGTGGTGAATTATGATTTGCCGGATGTGCCGGAGAATTATGTACATAGGGTAGGGCGTACTGGCCGTGGGGTGCAGAAAGGACAGGCCGTATCGTTTTGTAGTGATGAGGAGAAGCCGGTGCTGGATGAGATCCAGAAATATTTAGGAAAGGAAATCACGGTGATGAAGATTGATAAGAATGATTATCGGCAGACGATCAGTTTCTCTGAGGATATTCCGAATGATAACTGGCAACTGCTCTTAGATCAGCATAATGAGGAGATGGAAAAAGTGAAGAAGAAGAAAAAGAAGAAGTAA
- a CDS encoding DUF1345 domain-containing protein, with amino-acid sequence MAKAKAKIISGIPTRSPLSRFFTNLHPVKRILIALLSCGLVWLFIKNESITALLRIMILWDVFSLVFCAQCLYIFFNRTTNEIRAYARQEDGSRLMVFVLIVIACFASMLMVLLLMLSTESREAGLVLYLPVAVAGILLSWVMIHCMFAIHYAHIYYDDDEEDNTRHIGGLEFPQEKHPDYLDFAYFSFVIGMTFQVSDVEISNKKLRRLALLHGLLAFGMNTFVVALTINLVAGLKG; translated from the coding sequence TTGGCAAAAGCAAAGGCAAAAATAATCTCCGGCATACCAACACGCTCTCCACTCTCCCGGTTCTTCACCAATCTCCACCCGGTTAAAAGAATACTGATCGCCCTGCTGTCCTGCGGCCTCGTCTGGCTCTTCATCAAAAATGAATCCATCACTGCCCTACTCAGAATCATGATCCTCTGGGATGTATTCTCCCTTGTATTCTGCGCCCAATGCCTTTACATCTTCTTCAACCGCACCACCAATGAAATCCGTGCATACGCCAGACAGGAAGATGGCAGTCGCCTCATGGTATTTGTCCTGATAGTTATTGCCTGCTTTGCAAGCATGCTCATGGTGCTCCTCCTCATGTTATCCACCGAATCAAGAGAAGCCGGCCTGGTATTATACCTGCCTGTAGCGGTAGCGGGTATACTTTTATCATGGGTCATGATCCATTGCATGTTTGCAATTCACTACGCCCACATCTATTATGATGATGACGAGGAAGACAATACCCGTCATATTGGTGGATTAGAATTCCCGCAGGAAAAGCATCCGGATTACCTGGATTTCGCTTATTTCTCTTTTGTGATTGGCATGACCTTCCAGGTTTCAGACGTGGAGATCAGTAATAAAAAATTAAGAAGACTGGCTTTACTACATGGATTGCTGGCATTTGGAATGAATACCTTTGTGGTGGCATTAACGATCAACCTGGTAGCAGGTCTGAAAGGATAA
- a CDS encoding HTTM domain-containing protein: protein MNSYSGVLHRFFFSPRSGEPLAFFRIAIAFIGLIQGCWLLGNVVMLYGVNGLIPWSLSKGIVSPLMPQLSWLQPLATAIGIPGDSMVYILMAVYLVCLIFLLLGMSTRAAATLAWGLHLMFINTGFMAAYGVETFLHIALFYCILMPVGDSFTWKNSESSVSEWNTLSIRVLQIHLCIVYLASGLEKAMGAQWWNGEAIWQTFMQGQFARFDMRWLADYPWLAKLICWSTLLIEIGYPVFIWWRKTRVYAYVGVVLLHVGISFFMGLQLFAGIMIVFSTAAFGWEYIEQVYWGIVRPLREKKMLRRAEVLATQAFWSLE, encoded by the coding sequence ATGAACAGCTATTCCGGTGTATTACACCGCTTCTTTTTCTCCCCCCGCTCTGGCGAGCCACTAGCTTTTTTTAGAATCGCCATCGCATTCATTGGATTAATCCAGGGATGTTGGCTCCTGGGCAATGTCGTAATGTTATACGGCGTAAATGGATTAATCCCCTGGTCACTCAGCAAAGGAATCGTATCCCCCCTCATGCCCCAGTTATCCTGGCTACAGCCCTTAGCTACGGCGATAGGCATACCCGGCGATAGCATGGTGTATATATTAATGGCGGTATACCTGGTCTGTTTAATCTTCCTGTTATTGGGGATGTCAACAAGAGCAGCCGCTACACTGGCCTGGGGTTTACACCTGATGTTTATCAATACAGGATTTATGGCTGCCTATGGGGTAGAGACATTCTTACACATTGCTTTGTTCTATTGCATACTGATGCCGGTGGGCGATTCATTTACATGGAAGAATAGTGAGAGTAGTGTGAGTGAATGGAATACGCTGTCAATAAGGGTATTGCAGATCCATTTATGTATTGTCTACTTAGCTTCCGGCCTGGAAAAGGCAATGGGAGCACAATGGTGGAATGGGGAAGCGATCTGGCAAACATTCATGCAGGGGCAGTTTGCAAGATTTGATATGCGCTGGTTGGCGGACTATCCATGGCTGGCGAAGTTGATTTGCTGGAGTACTTTGTTGATTGAAATCGGTTATCCTGTGTTTATCTGGTGGAGAAAAACAAGGGTATATGCGTACGTGGGAGTGGTGTTGCTGCATGTAGGAATTTCGTTTTTTATGGGATTACAGTTATTTGCAGGGATAATGATCGTGTTTAGTACAGCGGCGTTTGGATGGGAGTATATTGAACAGGTGTATTGGGGCATAGTGCGGCCATTGAGGGAAAAGAAGATGCTAAGAAGAGCGGAAGTGCTGGCAACGCAGGCATTTTGGAGTTTGGAGTAA
- a CDS encoding NUDIX hydrolase, translating to MPSFSSYKNPSLAADLVVFGYQQGTLSILLLNRNTEPFKDKWVLPGAFLLMEERLHDTCARVLKTKLGMDDLYLEQLFTYDAPDRDPRGRAIAVAHYALVNPAKFAITAGTMANDVKWFNVKELPALGFDHDIIAADALKRLQHKILHYPVGFELLNDVFTMPELHALYECILDISIDRRNFRRKILDAGYIISIGKKREGLNNRHPDLYEFNKELKSIHLSFG from the coding sequence ATGCCATCTTTCAGTAGTTATAAAAACCCATCGCTGGCAGCAGATCTCGTTGTGTTTGGTTATCAACAAGGTACCCTCTCTATCCTGCTCCTAAACAGGAATACTGAGCCTTTTAAAGATAAATGGGTACTCCCAGGCGCCTTCCTCCTTATGGAAGAACGGCTCCACGATACCTGTGCCCGTGTGCTGAAAACCAAACTTGGTATGGATGACCTCTACCTGGAGCAACTCTTTACCTACGACGCCCCTGATCGTGACCCCAGGGGCCGTGCGATCGCTGTTGCTCACTATGCCCTGGTAAACCCTGCAAAGTTTGCCATTACTGCAGGTACGATGGCGAATGACGTGAAGTGGTTCAATGTGAAGGAGTTACCAGCGCTCGGTTTTGATCATGATATCATTGCGGCAGATGCATTGAAACGTTTACAGCATAAAATCCTCCATTATCCTGTAGGTTTCGAATTGCTCAATGATGTCTTTACCATGCCGGAGCTGCATGCCCTGTATGAATGTATTCTGGATATCAGTATTGACAGAAGGAATTTTCGACGGAAAATACTGGATGCGGGATATATTATTAGTATAGGGAAGAAGAGGGAAGGATTGAATAACAGGCATCCGGATCTTTATGAATTTAATAAAGAGTTGAAAAGCATTCATTTGAGTTTTGGCTAG